From one Pseudomonas sp. S35 genomic stretch:
- a CDS encoding NAD(P)H-dependent glycerol-3-phosphate dehydrogenase, which yields MTEQHPIAVLGGGSFGTAVANLLAENGHAVRQWMRDPEQAEAIRVHRENPRYLKGIKIHPAVEPVTDLLATLTDCDLCFVALPSSALRSVLAPHAECLAGKMLVSLTKGIEAQTFKLMSEILEEIAPGARIGVLSGPNLAREVAEHALTATVVASEDEALCERVQAVLHGRTFRVYASGDRFGVELGGALKNVYAIIAGMAVALGMGENTKSMLITRALAEMTRFAVNQGANPMTFLGLAGVGDLIVTCSSPKSRNYQVGFALGQGLSLEDAVTRLGEVAEGVNTLKVLKAKAQEVGVYMPLVAGLHAILFEGRTLDQVIELLMRAEPKTDVDFISTSGFN from the coding sequence ATGACTGAACAGCACCCAATTGCGGTCCTGGGAGGCGGAAGTTTTGGTACCGCCGTGGCTAACCTGTTGGCCGAGAACGGTCACGCGGTGCGCCAGTGGATGCGTGATCCCGAGCAGGCCGAGGCGATTCGCGTGCACCGGGAAAACCCCCGCTACCTTAAAGGCATCAAGATTCATCCGGCAGTCGAGCCGGTCACCGATCTGTTGGCCACCCTGACCGACTGTGACCTGTGTTTTGTCGCGCTGCCTTCCAGCGCCTTGCGCTCGGTGCTGGCGCCCCACGCCGAATGCCTGGCCGGCAAGATGCTGGTCAGCCTGACCAAGGGTATCGAGGCGCAGACATTCAAGCTGATGAGCGAAATCCTCGAGGAGATTGCCCCTGGGGCGCGCATTGGCGTGCTGTCCGGGCCGAATTTGGCACGGGAAGTGGCCGAGCACGCGCTGACCGCCACCGTGGTCGCCAGTGAAGATGAAGCCTTGTGCGAGCGCGTCCAGGCGGTGCTGCATGGCCGTACTTTTCGGGTGTATGCCAGTGGCGATCGTTTCGGCGTCGAGTTGGGCGGTGCGCTGAAAAACGTCTACGCCATCATCGCCGGCATGGCCGTGGCCCTGGGCATGGGCGAAAACACCAAGAGCATGCTGATCACCCGCGCATTGGCAGAAATGACCCGCTTTGCGGTGAACCAGGGCGCTAACCCGATGACCTTCCTGGGGCTGGCGGGCGTGGGCGACTTGATCGTCACCTGTTCGTCGCCGAAAAGCCGCAATTACCAGGTGGGTTTTGCCCTCGGCCAGGGCCTGAGCCTGGAGGACGCGGTGACGCGCCTGGGCGAAGTGGCCGAAGGCGTCAACACCCTCAAGGTACTCAAGGCCAAGGCCCAGGAAGTGGGCGTGTACATGCCGCTGGTCGCCGGGCTGCACGCGATCCTGTTTGAGGGGCGCACCCTTGACCAAGTCATCGAGTTGCTGATGCGGGCCGAGCCGAAAACCGATGTCGACTTTATTTCCACCAGTGGTTTCAACTGA
- the fabA gene encoding 3-hydroxyacyl-[acyl-carrier-protein] dehydratase FabA produces the protein MTKQNAFTREDLLRCSRGELFGPGNAQLPAPNMLMVDRITHISEEGGKYGKGELVAELDITPDLWFFACHFEGDPVMPGCLGLDAMWQLVGFFLGWQGLPGRGRALGSGEVKFFGQVLPTAKKVTYNIQIKRVLKGKLNLAIADGSVSVDGREIYTAEGLRVGVFTSTDNF, from the coding sequence ATGACCAAACAAAACGCCTTTACCCGGGAAGACCTGCTGCGCTGCAGTCGCGGTGAGCTGTTCGGCCCAGGTAACGCGCAACTGCCCGCCCCGAACATGCTGATGGTGGATCGCATCACCCATATCAGCGAAGAGGGTGGCAAGTACGGCAAAGGTGAATTGGTCGCCGAGCTGGATATCACCCCGGACCTGTGGTTCTTCGCCTGCCATTTCGAAGGTGACCCTGTGATGCCGGGCTGCCTGGGCCTCGATGCCATGTGGCAACTGGTGGGTTTCTTCCTCGGCTGGCAAGGCCTGCCGGGCCGCGGCCGCGCCCTGGGTTCGGGCGAAGTGAAGTTCTTTGGGCAGGTGCTGCCGACCGCCAAGAAAGTCACCTACAACATTCAAATCAAGCGCGTCCTCAAGGGCAAGCTGAACCTGGCCATCGCCGATGGTTCGGTAAGCGTCGACGGTCGCGAGATCTATACTGCCGAAGGCCTTCGGGTTGGCGTATTCACTTCCACTGACAACTTTTAA
- a CDS encoding ATP-binding protein has product MTLRRRWDINTRTQLITLGPALLLTLLLISFFTFVRIQDLRQELDHTGQLIANQLAPATEYGVISGNNDVLESLLRATLATPHVRFLEIQDSTENILVYVEQPSEKHDRSLSVKVFQAPIRLQHIQLGNDFFQDNLNDAKAPRADYLGRVIVGMSNDAFSQRQQEILFKAGILALFALLFTFLLARRLAASLSQPISDMGNAVKAIQQGDYKTPLPIVDDSELGDLSRHINNLAEGLNQASREQHQAMAQLIQTREEAERANSAKSDFLAMMSHELRTPMNGVLGMLQLLETTEMTEEQTEYAALASESTEHLLKVINDILDFSRIERAALELEHIPFNLADLINSCAQAFQHSAQQRGLTLNLPIPPGLDTLRVQGDPTRIRQILVNLIGNALKFTEHGNVSVEPHWQTLDDELVWFTCTVRDSGIGICAERLELMFDAFQQADSSISRRYGGTGLGLPIARTLAERMGGTLRAQSEEGRGSVFTLEIPLAIDLHSLPAIAPNAEGKHSTGDGRHVLLVEDNPVNRTVVEAMLRSLGFEVSLATDGAEAIRSAESLMFTAILMDCRLPLIDGYEATRQIRQLPGCADLPIIALTANALQGDREACLAAGMNDYLAKPFKRTDLQKILQRWVQ; this is encoded by the coding sequence ATGACCTTGCGCCGTCGTTGGGACATCAACACCCGTACCCAACTCATTACCCTGGGCCCGGCACTTTTGCTGACGTTGCTGCTGATCAGCTTCTTTACCTTCGTGCGGATTCAGGACCTGCGCCAAGAACTGGACCATACCGGTCAACTGATTGCCAACCAACTGGCTCCCGCCACTGAATACGGGGTGATTTCCGGTAACAACGACGTGCTCGAAAGCCTGCTGCGCGCCACGCTGGCGACTCCTCACGTACGCTTTCTGGAAATTCAGGACAGCACCGAAAACATACTGGTGTACGTCGAACAACCGTCGGAAAAGCACGATCGTTCACTGTCGGTAAAAGTGTTCCAGGCACCGATCCGCCTGCAACATATCCAGCTGGGCAATGACTTTTTCCAGGACAACCTCAATGACGCCAAGGCCCCTCGCGCCGACTACCTGGGCCGGGTGATCGTCGGCATGTCCAACGACGCGTTCAGCCAGCGACAGCAAGAGATTCTGTTCAAGGCCGGTATCCTCGCGCTGTTTGCCCTGCTGTTTACGTTCCTGCTAGCCCGGCGCCTGGCCGCGAGCCTGTCACAACCGATCAGCGACATGGGCAATGCGGTCAAGGCCATCCAGCAAGGCGACTACAAGACGCCGCTGCCGATTGTCGATGACTCGGAGCTTGGCGACCTGTCTCGGCATATCAACAACCTTGCCGAAGGCCTTAACCAAGCCAGCCGTGAACAACATCAGGCTATGGCCCAGTTGATCCAGACCCGCGAGGAGGCCGAACGGGCGAACAGCGCCAAATCGGACTTCCTGGCAATGATGAGCCATGAACTGCGCACGCCGATGAACGGTGTGCTGGGCATGCTGCAACTGCTGGAAACCACCGAGATGACTGAGGAGCAGACCGAATACGCGGCACTGGCCTCAGAGTCCACCGAGCACTTGCTCAAGGTCATCAACGACATTCTCGATTTCTCGCGCATCGAACGAGCGGCTCTGGAGCTGGAACATATTCCGTTCAACCTGGCCGACCTGATCAACAGTTGCGCCCAGGCCTTCCAGCACAGCGCCCAGCAGCGGGGGCTGACGCTCAACCTGCCGATTCCGCCGGGGCTGGACACCTTGCGGGTGCAGGGCGACCCGACGCGTATCCGCCAGATTCTGGTGAACCTGATCGGCAATGCGTTGAAGTTTACCGAACACGGCAACGTCAGCGTCGAACCACACTGGCAGACCCTCGACGATGAACTGGTGTGGTTCACCTGCACCGTGCGCGACAGCGGCATCGGGATTTGCGCCGAACGCTTGGAGTTGATGTTCGATGCATTCCAGCAAGCCGACAGTTCCATTTCAAGACGTTACGGCGGTACCGGCCTGGGCCTGCCTATTGCCCGCACCCTGGCCGAACGCATGGGCGGCACACTGCGCGCCCAGAGCGAAGAAGGCCGGGGCTCAGTATTTACCCTGGAAATCCCCCTGGCCATCGACCTGCACAGCCTGCCGGCGATTGCACCGAACGCGGAAGGCAAACACAGCACAGGCGATGGCCGCCATGTGTTGCTGGTGGAGGACAACCCGGTCAACCGCACCGTGGTGGAAGCCATGTTGCGCAGCCTGGGCTTTGAAGTGAGCCTGGCCACCGACGGCGCCGAGGCCATCCGCAGCGCCGAGAGCCTGATGTTCACGGCGATCCTGATGGATTGTAGGCTGCCACTCATTGACGGTTACGAGGCCACCCGGCAGATCCGCCAGTTGCCGGGCTGCGCAGACCTGCCGATTATCGCCCTCACCGCCAATGCCTTGCAGGGCGACCGTGAAGCCTGCCTGGCGGCCGGCATGAACGATTACCTCGCCAAGCCGTTCAAACGTACGGATTTGCAAAAAATCCTGCAGCGTTGGGTGCAATAG
- the sixA gene encoding phosphohistidine phosphatase SixA, translating into MKLWILRHGEAEGHARTDAERNLTEHGRGEVLRSAVHLIGQPLSAIIASPYVRAQQTAHLVRDVLAFAPEIHTAPWLTPEGNPLTVLEKLDTDDNVLLVSHQPLVGSLISFLQHGHQRQPEPMYTASLAELEGDFPMAGLMSLVSVKNP; encoded by the coding sequence ATGAAGTTGTGGATCTTGCGCCACGGTGAAGCCGAAGGGCATGCCCGTACCGACGCCGAGCGCAACCTCACCGAGCATGGCCGTGGCGAAGTGTTGCGCAGCGCGGTGCATCTGATTGGCCAGCCCCTCAGTGCGATTATCGCCAGCCCGTATGTGCGGGCGCAGCAGACCGCGCACCTGGTGCGCGACGTGCTGGCGTTTGCGCCTGAGATCCACACGGCGCCGTGGCTGACCCCCGAGGGCAACCCGCTGACGGTCCTGGAAAAGCTCGACACCGATGACAACGTGCTACTGGTCAGTCATCAACCATTGGTCGGCAGCCTGATCAGCTTTTTGCAGCACGGTCATCAGCGCCAACCAGAGCCGATGTACACCGCCAGCCTGGCGGAACTGGAAGGCGACTTCCCGATGGCGGGGCTGATGAGCCTGGTAAGTGTGAAGAACCCGTAG
- a CDS encoding TonB-dependent receptor produces MYFGPPPRSSLLLILLCSSAALADDLFLDNEPLPQVLTATRLKQSAAAVPGSMTVIDSELIKASGARDISELLRLVPGMMVGYTTGNQSAVNYHGTSANDARRMQVLIDGRSVYRAGLATVDWSDIPVAMEDIERIEVFRGPNTVSYGANALMAVVNILTRSPANSHGTRVKVIRGERGINDFYASQGVGWETGDLRLSLSGQQDDGFDSDASGADRRDSRRLNRFSLAVSQTLNAQQSLDWQLDAKEGTNQRPYTYSPVFAGITEGGDNSDVTAKDYAGSLRWNVDFNPEHSLYVQGSAQQWDRRQIWKACDAKVSFSPELTQLWQLNPNYAEQLARHMDTYSQGTAPPGSAAEQALANQVLDQWRNGANQSVCGDISQSTRESRYDLEIQDTLSLSDSLRLVSGMNYRYDRADSDTYFNGTLDDTTWRLFGQLEWRASEHWLLQGGAMFEDTRLSGHSLTPRVAVNYLINPRHGLRAVYSEAIRSPDMFENNVNWSYRVTNLNSPTYGQNSGQYFVKTRGPGNLDKELMRSRELGYNGFFTDIGLNMDVKLFYDEITDMISSPLRNNQYIASNANSSRFTGVESQFDWRVSNADRLRLTYAYVDATTSNPLDKAQTARNSGSAGWLREWGQGWSSALFYYGDDALNQYRFERVDLRVAKRIALGKANVELAGMLQQRLDNQPTTWADNTYDHRHVLYFSAELEF; encoded by the coding sequence GTGTATTTTGGCCCTCCTCCCCGCTCATCTCTGTTGTTGATACTGTTGTGCAGCAGCGCTGCACTGGCCGATGACCTGTTCCTCGACAACGAGCCGCTGCCCCAGGTATTGACCGCCACGCGCCTCAAGCAATCGGCCGCCGCCGTGCCCGGCAGCATGACCGTGATCGACAGCGAGTTGATCAAGGCCAGCGGTGCGCGGGACATCAGCGAACTGTTGCGCCTGGTGCCGGGAATGATGGTCGGATACACCACCGGCAACCAATCTGCGGTGAACTACCACGGCACCAGCGCCAATGATGCGCGGCGCATGCAGGTATTGATCGACGGACGCTCGGTCTACCGCGCCGGCCTGGCCACCGTGGACTGGAGCGATATTCCGGTGGCCATGGAAGACATCGAACGCATCGAGGTATTCCGCGGCCCCAACACCGTCAGCTACGGCGCCAATGCCTTGATGGCCGTGGTCAATATCCTCACCCGTTCCCCGGCCAACAGCCACGGCACACGGGTGAAGGTCATCCGCGGCGAACGTGGGATCAACGACTTTTATGCCAGCCAGGGCGTGGGCTGGGAAACCGGTGATTTGCGCCTGTCCCTGTCCGGGCAACAGGATGATGGCTTTGACAGCGATGCCAGCGGCGCCGACCGCCGTGACAGTCGCCGTCTTAACCGCTTCAGCCTGGCCGTAAGCCAAACCTTGAACGCGCAGCAGAGCCTCGATTGGCAATTGGACGCCAAGGAAGGTACCAACCAGCGCCCGTATACCTACAGCCCAGTATTCGCCGGGATTACCGAAGGTGGCGACAACTCCGACGTGACGGCCAAGGACTACGCTGGCTCCCTACGCTGGAACGTCGACTTCAACCCTGAGCACAGCCTCTATGTACAAGGCTCGGCCCAGCAGTGGGACCGCCGGCAAATCTGGAAGGCCTGTGATGCCAAGGTTTCGTTCAGCCCCGAGCTGACTCAACTGTGGCAGCTCAACCCCAACTACGCCGAACAGTTGGCCCGGCATATGGACACCTACAGCCAGGGCACCGCGCCACCCGGCAGCGCCGCCGAACAAGCCTTGGCCAACCAAGTGCTTGACCAATGGCGCAACGGCGCCAACCAGAGCGTGTGCGGCGACATCAGCCAAAGCACCCGCGAAAGCCGCTACGACCTGGAGATTCAAGACACGCTCAGCCTGTCAGACAGCCTGCGCCTCGTCAGCGGCATGAACTATCGCTATGACCGCGCCGACTCCGACACCTACTTCAATGGCACCCTGGACGACACCACCTGGCGCTTGTTCGGCCAGCTGGAATGGCGTGCCAGCGAGCATTGGTTGCTGCAAGGCGGCGCCATGTTTGAAGACACGCGCCTGAGCGGCCACTCGCTGACGCCAAGGGTGGCCGTCAACTACCTGATCAACCCACGCCACGGCCTGCGCGCGGTGTACTCCGAAGCCATCCGCTCACCGGACATGTTCGAGAACAACGTCAATTGGAGCTACCGCGTCACCAACCTAAACTCCCCGACCTACGGGCAAAATTCCGGCCAGTACTTCGTGAAGACCCGCGGCCCGGGCAACCTCGACAAAGAGCTGATGCGCTCGCGGGAACTGGGCTACAACGGGTTCTTTACCGACATCGGGCTGAACATGGACGTGAAACTGTTCTACGACGAAATCACCGACATGATCAGTTCGCCCCTGCGCAACAATCAGTACATTGCCAGCAACGCCAACAGCTCACGGTTCACCGGCGTCGAGTCGCAGTTCGACTGGCGCGTAAGCAATGCCGACCGCCTGCGGCTGACCTACGCTTATGTCGACGCCACTACCAGCAATCCGCTGGACAAAGCGCAGACCGCGCGTAACAGTGGCTCGGCTGGCTGGTTGCGCGAGTGGGGCCAAGGGTGGTCCAGCGCGCTGTTCTACTACGGCGACGACGCACTTAACCAATATCGCTTCGAACGGGTCGACCTGCGGGTGGCCAAGCGCATTGCCCTGGGCAAAGCCAACGTGGAGCTGGCCGGCATGTTGCAACAACGCCTCGACAACCAGCCCACCACCTGGGCCGATAACACGTACGACCATCGTCACGTGCTCTACTTCAGCGCGGAGCTAGAGTTCTAG
- a CDS encoding methyl-accepting chemotaxis protein, whose amino-acid sequence MSIRSLNIAPRAGLGFGVLALMVFALGGFALLQMGNMRQQSDQVENNWLPSVMAVGEMSQDVLRIRALTLRLLVSREPQAVAQNEQKITETKAALRTAEQLYEALIVLPEERVLFDRFEGEQQGYLQRQEQVVALSKANRLEDATQVVNGEMNQLADQMALTLRALVNLNKASANEAARQAQNVFSQSRTWVIAMIALATLITIGLAVWLTRSIVLPLAQSLQVAQNVASGDLTGEIVVSGKDEPARLQRALKGMQDTLRETIRRISESSSQLASASEELSCVTEDATRGLHQQSQEIEQAATAVNQMTAAVEEVAGNAVATSQASRESDRIAQQGREQVQQTVVSIEALASDVTANATQVEDLAQKVYGISKVLDVIRSIAEQTNLLALNAAIEAARAGDAGRGFAVVADEVRALAHRTQQSTQEIEQMISAIQQGTEQAVSSMQQSNIRARSTLDIAKSAGTALEAIASAFTLINERNLVIASASEQQAAVAREVDRNLMNIRDLAHQTSAGANQTSAASQELSRLAVDLNSMVARFSV is encoded by the coding sequence ATGAGTATCAGAAGTTTGAATATCGCCCCCCGTGCCGGTTTGGGGTTTGGCGTGTTGGCGTTGATGGTGTTTGCCCTGGGCGGCTTTGCGCTGCTGCAGATGGGCAATATGCGCCAGCAGTCGGACCAAGTGGAGAACAACTGGTTGCCAAGCGTAATGGCGGTGGGGGAGATGAGCCAGGATGTGTTGCGCATTCGTGCGCTGACCTTGCGTTTGTTGGTCAGTCGCGAGCCCCAGGCGGTGGCGCAGAACGAGCAGAAAATCACCGAGACCAAAGCGGCGCTGCGTACTGCCGAGCAGTTGTACGAAGCGTTGATCGTGCTGCCTGAAGAGCGTGTGCTGTTTGATCGTTTCGAGGGCGAGCAGCAGGGCTACCTGCAGCGCCAGGAACAGGTGGTGGCGTTGTCCAAGGCCAATCGGCTGGAGGATGCGACCCAGGTGGTCAATGGTGAGATGAACCAGTTGGCCGATCAAATGGCGCTGACCCTGCGCGCCCTGGTCAATCTGAACAAGGCCAGTGCCAACGAGGCGGCAAGGCAGGCACAGAATGTGTTCAGCCAGTCGCGAACCTGGGTGATCGCCATGATCGCCCTGGCCACGCTGATCACCATCGGCCTGGCGGTCTGGCTGACCCGCAGTATCGTGTTGCCACTTGCGCAGTCGCTTCAGGTTGCCCAGAACGTCGCCAGTGGCGATCTGACTGGGGAGATTGTCGTGAGTGGCAAGGATGAGCCTGCGCGTTTGCAGCGAGCGCTCAAGGGCATGCAGGACACGTTGCGTGAGACCATCCGGCGTATCTCCGAATCGTCCAGCCAACTGGCATCAGCCTCCGAGGAGCTCAGTTGCGTCACCGAGGACGCCACCCGTGGCTTGCACCAGCAAAGCCAGGAAATCGAACAGGCCGCGACGGCGGTCAACCAGATGACGGCGGCGGTGGAGGAGGTGGCAGGCAATGCTGTGGCTACGTCCCAGGCATCCCGCGAGTCTGACCGTATCGCCCAGCAAGGGCGTGAGCAGGTCCAGCAGACGGTGGTGTCGATTGAGGCCCTGGCCTCGGATGTGACGGCCAATGCGACCCAGGTCGAGGACTTGGCGCAAAAGGTCTATGGCATCAGCAAGGTACTGGACGTGATTCGCTCGATTGCCGAGCAGACCAACCTGTTGGCGCTCAATGCCGCTATCGAAGCTGCGCGGGCCGGGGATGCCGGGCGCGGGTTTGCCGTGGTGGCCGATGAGGTGCGTGCGCTGGCCCATCGTACCCAGCAGTCGACCCAGGAAATCGAGCAGATGATCAGCGCGATTCAGCAGGGCACGGAGCAAGCTGTCAGTTCAATGCAGCAGAGCAACATCCGGGCGCGCTCCACGCTGGATATCGCCAAGTCGGCGGGGACAGCGCTGGAGGCGATTGCGTCGGCATTCACGCTGATCAATGAGCGCAACCTGGTAATTGCCAGCGCGTCGGAACAGCAGGCGGCGGTGGCGCGGGAGGTGGATCGCAACTTGATGAATATCCGTGACTTGGCGCATCAGACGTCTGCCGGGGCGAACCAGACCAGTGCGGCGAGCCAGGAGTTGTCGCGGTTGGCGGTGGATTTGAATTCGATGGTGGCGCGGTTTTCGGTGTAG
- a CDS encoding DUF4389 domain-containing protein, which translates to MNDPKAAPKYESIVLRILWMLVFAVVWQVAQFLLGALVVVQLIYRLVYGAPNLGLMNFGDSLSQFLAQIGRFGSFHSEQKPWPFADWPTPRAPEGEAAHSVPPAPHPARDEEPKL; encoded by the coding sequence ATGAACGATCCGAAAGCAGCCCCCAAGTACGAATCCATTGTCCTGCGCATCCTGTGGATGCTGGTGTTTGCCGTGGTGTGGCAAGTGGCGCAGTTCCTGCTCGGCGCGCTGGTCGTGGTGCAACTGATCTATCGCCTGGTCTACGGCGCGCCGAACCTGGGCCTGATGAACTTTGGCGACAGCCTCAGCCAGTTTCTGGCGCAGATCGGCCGTTTCGGCAGCTTCCATAGCGAGCAAAAGCCTTGGCCGTTCGCTGATTGGCCAACCCCGCGGGCACCTGAGGGCGAAGCCGCCCACAGTGTGCCACCGGCGCCGCATCCGGCGCGTGATGAAGAGCCGAAGCTATGA
- a CDS encoding ABC transporter substrate-binding protein, with product MGDSSRMTFFFIYKLWMRGALLVCLLLATPAWSADILLTAAEDGAGVQAFTQALAGQRPEDRVTFTPLQDLPAPSHLPAGTRLILLDLPGLDWRLQDPQGPPTLVLRISRLQAHQRPEASRHARISLLWSDPPLERQLQLIASVLPQARRIGVLYGVDSEFLLPELRQYAAALALQIVPQRWDNINDSRPLQSLFRNSDVLLGLDDPQLYNPKTAKNLLLSSYAQQLPLVGPNAGFVRAGSLASTYSDQADWLAVLDRLLDQPPAHWPHALYPEHFQVVSNPQVARSLGIEQVDEASVAARLAEGEKRP from the coding sequence ATGGGCGACTCGTCACGGATGACCTTCTTCTTTATCTATAAGCTCTGGATGCGCGGCGCGCTGCTGGTGTGCCTGCTGCTGGCCACCCCGGCATGGAGTGCCGATATCTTGCTGACCGCCGCCGAAGACGGAGCGGGCGTGCAAGCCTTTACCCAGGCACTGGCCGGGCAACGCCCTGAAGACCGTGTCACCTTTACACCCCTTCAAGATCTGCCAGCGCCAAGCCACCTGCCCGCCGGCACGCGCCTGATCCTGCTCGACCTGCCTGGCCTCGACTGGCGCCTGCAAGACCCCCAAGGCCCGCCGACGTTGGTCCTGCGCATTAGTCGACTACAGGCTCATCAGCGCCCGGAGGCCTCACGGCATGCGCGGATCAGCCTGCTGTGGAGCGACCCACCGCTGGAGCGGCAACTGCAGCTGATCGCCAGCGTCTTGCCCCAGGCACGGCGCATCGGCGTGCTCTACGGGGTCGACAGTGAATTCCTGCTGCCCGAACTGCGCCAGTATGCGGCGGCATTGGCGCTGCAGATTGTGCCCCAGCGCTGGGACAACATTAACGACAGTCGCCCGCTGCAATCGCTGTTCAGGAACAGTGACGTCTTGCTCGGCCTGGATGACCCGCAACTGTATAACCCGAAAACCGCAAAGAACCTGTTGCTGAGCAGCTACGCCCAGCAATTGCCGCTGGTCGGCCCGAATGCAGGGTTTGTCCGCGCGGGCAGCCTGGCCAGCACCTACAGCGACCAAGCCGACTGGCTGGCGGTGCTCGACCGCCTGCTGGACCAGCCGCCTGCCCATTGGCCGCACGCGCTGTACCCGGAACACTTCCAAGTCGTGAGCAACCCGCAAGTCGCGCGCTCACTGGGGATCGAACAGGTTGACGAAGCCAGCGTCGCTGCCCGATTGGCCGAAGGAGAAAAACGCCCATGA
- a CDS encoding hotdog fold thioesterase, translating into MSLWRTQPNIEQLNASQKNTIGELLDIRFESFDDESLTASMVVDHRTHQPFGLLHGGASVVLAESVGSMAAYLCVDASKFYCVGLEVNANHLRGVRSGRVTAVARAIHIGRTTQVWDIRLTTQDGKASCVSRLTMAVVPLGENPPAR; encoded by the coding sequence ATGAGCCTGTGGCGCACTCAACCGAATATCGAACAGCTCAATGCGAGCCAGAAAAACACCATCGGTGAATTGCTGGATATCCGCTTTGAAAGCTTCGACGACGAATCCCTGACCGCCAGCATGGTGGTCGACCACCGCACTCATCAGCCCTTCGGCCTGCTGCACGGCGGTGCGTCTGTAGTGCTGGCCGAGAGCGTCGGCTCCATGGCCGCTTATTTGTGCGTCGATGCCAGCAAGTTTTATTGCGTGGGCCTGGAGGTGAACGCCAACCACCTGCGCGGTGTGCGCAGCGGGCGGGTGACTGCAGTGGCCAGGGCGATTCATATCGGTCGCACCACACAGGTGTGGGACATCCGCCTGACCACGCAAGATGGCAAGGCCAGTTGCGTGTCGCGCCTGACCATGGCCGTGGTGCCCCTGGGCGAGAACCCGCCAGCGCGATAG
- the fabB gene encoding beta-ketoacyl-ACP synthase I — protein MRRVVITGLGIVSCLGNDKETVTANLRASRPGIRFNSEYAEMGLRSQVSGSIDLPLEELIDRKIYRFVGHAAAYAYLAMKDAIADSGLSEDQVSNVRTGLIAGSGGASTLNQMEALDILREKGVKRVGPYRVTRTMGSTVSACLATPFAIKGVNYSISSACATSAHCIGTAVEQIQLGKQDIVFAGGGEEEHWSQSFLFDAMGALSTQYNETPEKASRAYDAKRDGFVIAGGGGMVVVEELEHALARGAKIYAEIVGYGATSDGYDMVAPSGEGAIRCMQMAMSTVDTPIDYLNTHGTSTPVGDAKEMEGVRAVFGDKAPAISSTKSLSGHSLGAAGVHEAIYCLLMMEGNFMAGSANIDEIDPVVADMPILTKTVENAKIDTVMSNSFGFGGTNATLVLKRWQGK, from the coding sequence ATGCGCCGCGTCGTTATCACTGGTCTGGGCATCGTTTCTTGCCTGGGCAATGACAAAGAGACCGTCACCGCTAACCTGCGTGCAAGTCGCCCTGGCATCCGCTTCAACTCGGAATATGCCGAAATGGGTCTGCGTAGCCAGGTTTCCGGCTCCATCGACCTGCCCCTCGAAGAACTGATCGATCGCAAGATCTATCGCTTCGTCGGCCACGCTGCCGCCTACGCCTACCTGGCCATGAAAGACGCCATCGCCGACTCCGGCCTCAGCGAAGACCAGGTATCGAACGTACGCACCGGCCTGATTGCCGGTTCGGGCGGCGCATCCACCCTGAACCAGATGGAAGCACTGGACATCCTGCGCGAAAAAGGCGTCAAGCGCGTTGGCCCGTATCGTGTCACACGGACCATGGGCAGCACCGTTTCCGCCTGCCTGGCCACGCCATTCGCCATCAAGGGCGTGAACTACTCGATCTCCTCCGCCTGCGCTACCAGTGCTCACTGCATCGGTACTGCGGTCGAGCAGATCCAGTTGGGCAAGCAGGACATCGTGTTTGCCGGCGGCGGCGAAGAAGAGCATTGGAGCCAATCGTTCCTGTTCGACGCAATGGGCGCACTGTCCACCCAGTACAACGAAACCCCGGAAAAGGCCTCCCGCGCCTACGACGCCAAGCGTGACGGTTTCGTCATCGCCGGCGGTGGCGGCATGGTGGTGGTCGAGGAGCTGGAACATGCTCTGGCCCGTGGTGCCAAGATCTACGCGGAAATCGTCGGCTACGGCGCTACTTCCGATGGCTACGACATGGTTGCCCCAAGCGGTGAAGGCGCCATCCGCTGCATGCAGATGGCCATGTCCACTGTAGATACCCCAATCGACTACCTGAACACCCACGGCACCTCGACTCCGGTCGGCGACGCCAAGGAAATGGAAGGCGTGCGTGCGGTATTCGGCGACAAGGCTCCGGCCATCAGTTCCACCAAGAGCCTGTCCGGTCACTCCCTGGGCGCCGCCGGCGTTCACGAAGCGATCTACTGCCTGCTGATGATGGAAGGCAACTTCATGGCCGGTTCGGCCAATATCGACGAGATCGACCCGGTCGTCGCCGATATGCCGATCCTGACCAAGACCGTTGAAAACGCCAAGATCGACACCGTGATGAGCAACAGCTTCGGCTTCGGTGGCACTAACGCCACCCTGGTGCTGAAACGCTGGCAGGGTAAGTAA